From the genome of Fusarium oxysporum f. sp. lycopersici 4287 chromosome 3, whole genome shotgun sequence, one region includes:
- a CDS encoding hydroxymethylglutaryl-coenzyme A reductase, whose translation MAPDSRDKAQVLHDLADRFNHAADLQSGNLENVRIENCIGFCKVPLGIAGPLRLAGTPVLDDIYAPLATYEATLIASYSRGCKAFNASGGIHIETLSNGMSRGPVFVFQNPRRAVIFAQALPGMQNAFARWAEATSKHHVRLKTIEPSIIGSQVHLLCTYSCGSAAGQNMVTKATQYACEMLRESFADQYNILDFFIEGQLASDKKPSWGNVKKARGVETLVWGTISREVCQKILGCTTERLYMAQKTLKEGGIRNGQFGSNINTVNIIAAMFIATGQDTASTAEASWSHLTSELDPKTGALCMSLYFPSLPVGTVGGGTGYPMQKEALKMLRCDGDGPDQKERLAGLIAAFSLALDVSTSSAVANDTFTASHMRLARGETPQPHL comes from the coding sequence ATGGCTCCTGATTCACGCGACAAGGCCCAGGTTTTGCATGATTTAGCGGACAGGTTCAACCATGCCGCAGACTTGCAATCAGGGAACCTGGAAAACGTGCGTATCGAGAATTGCATAGGGTTCTGCAAAGTTCCGCTTGGCATTGCAGGCCCGTTACGCTTAGCCGGAACACCGGTGCTCGACGATATCTATGCCCCTTTAGCCACATACGAAGCTACCCTTATCGCCAGCTACTCTAGAGGATGCAAGGCCTTTAATGCCTCTGGCGGCATACATATTGAAACTCTGAGCAATGGCATGTCTCGCGGTCCTGTCTTCGTTTTCCAAAATCCGAGGCGGGCAGTCATCTTTGCCCAAGCGCTACCGGGTATGCAGAACGCATTCGCTAGGTGGGCAGAAGCGACTAGCAAGCATCATGTTAGGCTCAAGACTATCGAACCTTCCATCATCGGTTCGCAGGTTCATCTTTTGTGCACCTATAGCTGTGGGAGCGCGGCGGGACAGAACATGGTCACCAAAGCCACACAGTACGCCTGTGAGATGTTGCGAGAGTCATTCGCCGATCAATACAACATCTTGGACTTTTTCATTGAAGGTCAGCTAGCTTCCGACAAAAAACCCTCCTGGGGAAACGTGAAGAAGGCTCGTGGTGTTGAGACTTTAGTCTGGGGAACGATTTCACGGGAAGTCTGTCAGAAGATCCTCGGCTGCACCACCGAGCGCCTCTACATGGCCCAGAAGACTCTCAAAGAAGGCGGGATCAGGAACGGTCAGTTTGGTTCCAACATAAACACGGTCAATATCATCGCAGCCATGTTCATTGCGACCGGTCAGGACACTGCCAGCACCGCCGAAGCATCCTGGAGCCATCTGACCTCGGAACTTGACCCTAAGACTGGTGCGCTTTGCATGAGCCTCTATTTCCCGTCCCTGCCTGTAGGCACTGTCGGAGGCGGTACAGGATACCCGATGCAGAAAGAGGCTCTCAAGATGCTGCGATGTGACGGAGACGGGCCAGACCAGAAGGAACGGCTGGCCGGGCTCATTGCAGCGTTCAGTCTTGCACTCGACGTCAGCACAAGCTCAGCTGTCGCGAACGACACCTTTACTGCCAGTCATATGAGGCTTGCTCGTGGAGAAACGCCGCAACCGCATTTGTGA